In one Leishmania braziliensis MHOM/BR/75/M2904 complete genome, chromosome 32 genomic region, the following are encoded:
- the ATG4.1 gene encoding putative AUT2/APG4/ATG4 cysteine peptidase yields MHSGVQVGPSSKVAENAPSCDLGSLFKWWLNPSRIFRTPNRKLQDKTPVVVVGSGAYSGDRTTEFVMMAMKKLLYFSYRSCFPPLPNGSTTDTRWGCLLRTTQMLIGTCLLRYHCKGAYVLPEADNAELKANISRLFMDVPSAPLGIHRAEDEAHKNCVKYASMLSPTEAGMAMAAALIACHAEGGDVPFTFSCENRNIDEPAVVAKLLEGQHVILIIPVVLGLAPLSDKYESMMLKILDMKACCGIAGGFKQASFYMFGHQGRKVFFMDPHYIQKAYTSDKTAGTLYGARGDLTARKFDPCMVLGFYLHTLEDYRVFAEELAVVNSLVTFPLISWSHKSSKVTPLSDERAISLEGNAESATAHGNEEEQHGPNPFATDARHATGLNLSFSPEAVVAP; encoded by the coding sequence ATGCACTCCGGAGTACAAGTAGGCCCGAGCAGCAAAGTGGCGGAGAACGCTCCGTCCTGCGACCTGGGCAGCCTTTTCAAGTGGTGGCTCAATCCCAGCAGGATCTTCCGCACCCCGAACCGCAAGCTGCAAGATAAGACGCCTGTCGTCGTGGTGGGATCTGGCGCCTATAGTGGCGACAGGACGACCGAGTTTGTGATGATGGCAATGAAAAAGTTGCTCTACTTCTCCTACCGCAGCTGCTTCCCTCCCTTGCCGAACGGGTCTACGACAGACACCCGCTGGGGCTgtctgctgcgcaccacacaAATGCTCATTGGCACCTGCCTTCTGCGGTATCACTGCAAGGGTGCGTACGTGTTGCCAGAGGCGGACAACGCTGAGCTCAAGGCGAATATATCGAGGTTGTTCATGGACGTTCCATCCGCCCCGCTTGGCATCCACAGGGCAGAGGATGAGGCTCACAAGAACTGTGTCAAGTACGCGAGTATGCTTTCCCCCACTGAGGCGGGCATGGCGATGGCAGCCGCCTTGATTGCGTGTCACGCCGAGGGTGGGGATGTGCCATTCACATTTTCCTGCGAGAACCGTAACATCGATGAgccagcagtggtggcaaAGCTCTTGGAGGGCCAGCACGTTATTCTTATTATTCCTGTTGTCTTGGGCCTTGCACCCTTGTCGGACAAGTACGAGTCCATGATGCTCAAGATTCTCGACATGAAGGCATGCTGCGGCATCGCGGGAGGCTTCAAGCAGGCATCCTTCTACATGTTTGGCCACCAGGGCCGCAAAGTCTTCTTCATGGACCCACATTATATCCAAAAGGCCTATACGTCTGACAAGACCGCCGGCACCCTGTACGGGGCTCGCGGTGACCTGACGGCGCGCAAGTTTGACCCATGCATGGTTCTTGGCTTTTATCTTCACACTCTGGAAGACTACCGCGTCTTTGCGGAAGAACTGGCGGTGGTCAACTCCCTTGTAACTTTTCCACTCATCAGTTGGAGCCACAAATCGTCGAAGGTGACGCCTCTCTCCGACGAACGTGCCATTTCTTTGGAGGGGAACGCGGAGAGCGCTACGGCACACGGgaacgaggaagagcagcacggGCCGAATCCGTTCGCTACTGATGCGAGGCACGCCACAGGCTTGAATCTGAGCTTTTCTCCAGAGGCTGTCGTAGCGCCATGA
- a CDS encoding putative 60S ribosomal protein L2, which translates to MGKTVLSCRKGNGSVYQVHGHKRLGSAKLRILDYAERHGYMRGVVKSIEHEAGRGAALARVEFRHPYKFRRVKELMVAPEGMFTGQSVFCGQKAPLAIGNVLPLGQITEGCIVCNVEAKPGDRGTLARASGDYCIIISHNHETGRTRLKLPSGQKKSVPSTSRAMIGIISGGGRIEKPVLKAGNSFYRFRGKRNCWPKVRGVARNPVEHPHGGGNHQHIGHPSTVSRHSPPGQKVGLIAARRTGRIRGGKAVKGAWHPEE; encoded by the coding sequence ATGGGTAAGACTGTGCTGAGCTGCCGCAAGGGCAACGGTTCTGTGTACCAGGTGCACGGCCACAAGCGCCTCGGCTCCGCCAAGCTGCGCATTCTGGACTACGCCGAGCGCCACGGCTACATGCGCGGCGTGGTGAAGTCGATCGAGCACGAGGCTGGTCGtggtgcggcgctggcgcgcgtgGAGTTCCGCCATCCGTACAAGTTCCGCCGTGTGAAGGAGCTGATGGTGGCGCCGGAAGGCATGTTCACTGGCCAGTCGGTGTTCTGCGGCCAGAAGGCGCCGCTCGCGATCGGCAACGTGCTGCCCCTGGGCCAGATCACGGAGGGCTGCATCGTGTGCAACGTGGAGGCGAAGCCTGGCGACCGCGGCACACTGGCGCGCGCGTCCGGCGACTACTGCATCATCATCTCGCACAACCACGAGACGGGCCGCACGCGCCTGAAGCTGCCGAGCGGGCAGAAGAAGTCTGTGCCGAGCACAAGCCGCGCGATGATCGGCAtcatcagcggcggcgggcgCATCGAGAAGCCCGTGCTGAAGGCCGGTAACTCGTTCTACCGCTTCCGCGGCAAGCGCAACTGCTGGCCCAAGGTGCGTGGTGTTGCCCGCAACCCGGTGGAGCACCCGCACGGTGGTGGTAATCATCAGCACATTGGTCACCCATCGACGGTGTCGCGCCACTCGCCGCCGGGCCAGAAGGTGGGCCTGATCGCTGCCCGCCGCACCGGCCGTATTCGTGGCGGTAAGGCTGTCAAGGGCGCGTGGCACCCGGAGGAGTAA